In the genome of Prosthecobacter debontii, one region contains:
- a CDS encoding FKBP-type peptidyl-prolyl cis-trans isomerase, giving the protein MSGHSPLELGKAFLAENASKPGVITTASGLQYLVLEEGPEGGTRPTLKDTVVVHYRGTSLQGVEFDSSYRRDEPAEFPLKRVIKGWKEGLQLMKEGDKFRFFVPTKLAYGARGSGLEIAPHESLIFEVHLLKVWAD; this is encoded by the coding sequence ATGTCAGGTCACTCTCCTCTCGAACTCGGTAAAGCCTTCCTCGCAGAAAACGCCAGCAAACCTGGCGTCATCACCACGGCCAGCGGCCTGCAATACCTCGTGCTGGAGGAAGGCCCTGAAGGAGGCACCCGCCCGACCTTAAAAGACACGGTGGTGGTGCATTATCGCGGCACCTCGCTTCAAGGCGTGGAGTTTGACAGTTCCTACCGCCGGGACGAGCCCGCTGAGTTTCCGCTGAAGCGCGTCATCAAGGGCTGGAAGGAAGGCCTGCAGCTCATGAAGGAAGGCGATAAATTCCGATTCTTCGTCCCCACCAAGCTGGCCTATGGAGCCCGTGGTTCAGGGCTGGAGATCGCCCCGCATGAGAGCCTCATCTTTGAGGTGCACCTGCTCAAGGTGTGGGCGGATTGA
- a CDS encoding SanA/YdcF family protein, with protein sequence MMRFHLNLRRVLVLLLIVGGVTVGGLWGSHAWVRAVSSGRCLADTALLPQVDVALVLGCSPKIGSRPNMFYENRMEAAAALYRAGRVKALIVSGDNSTHQYDEPTAMKESLIALGVPAERIYCDYAGFRTLDSVVRAEAIFGQTRFIIVSQRFHNERAVFLAQRHGLEAWGYNAQDVSRSIGLMTHLREYLARVNAVLDVTLLQTRPKFDGPKVEIHSERLGS encoded by the coding sequence ATGATGCGTTTTCACCTAAACCTGCGGCGAGTGTTGGTGCTGTTGCTGATCGTAGGGGGGGTGACGGTGGGTGGACTCTGGGGCAGTCACGCGTGGGTGAGGGCGGTGTCTTCCGGGCGTTGCCTCGCGGATACGGCTCTTTTACCCCAGGTGGATGTGGCCCTGGTCCTGGGTTGCTCACCGAAGATCGGTTCACGGCCTAACATGTTTTATGAAAATCGAATGGAGGCCGCGGCGGCGCTTTATCGGGCGGGTCGCGTAAAAGCGCTGATCGTGAGCGGAGACAACAGCACCCATCAGTATGATGAGCCGACAGCGATGAAGGAGTCCCTGATCGCTCTCGGAGTGCCTGCGGAGCGGATCTACTGCGACTATGCGGGCTTTCGCACCCTGGACTCCGTGGTGCGTGCCGAGGCCATCTTTGGCCAGACGCGTTTCATCATCGTGTCTCAGCGCTTTCACAATGAACGAGCCGTGTTTCTGGCGCAGCGCCACGGTCTGGAGGCCTGGGGTTACAATGCCCAGGACGTCTCACGCTCCATCGGTCTCATGACCCACCTGCGAGAATACTTGGCCCGTGTCAATGCGGTGCTGGATGTGACGCTGCTGCAGACCCGCCCCAAGTTCGATGGGCCGAAGGTGGAGATCCATTCAGAGCGTTTGGGGTCTTGA
- a CDS encoding lipopolysaccharide kinase InaA family protein, translating into MVSGSELVCRGQSYRLSQKLGAGEISEVYLGQRLGPMPLLVTIKLSSSPEAAVHYAREATVLRALHEQATEQAGVYAARRLPVVVAQGNVEGQGARQALILRHPNGFWGSLAELNARFPQGLDPRHGVWIWRRLLDLLHFIHAQGWSHGDVRPEHALVSPQDHGARLIGWASATRTRDAAFQAHDLRRSARVIAVLMSGAGDPEAGVRRLVPAPLADLLLQASEDLAFCQIQGAMGLDHELRRVAREVFGPPTFIPLEL; encoded by the coding sequence ATGGTTTCGGGCTCTGAGTTGGTTTGCCGAGGGCAGAGTTATCGCCTGAGTCAGAAGTTGGGGGCCGGGGAGATTTCCGAGGTTTATCTCGGTCAGCGGCTGGGGCCGATGCCACTGCTGGTCACCATCAAGTTATCGTCCTCTCCAGAAGCTGCGGTGCACTATGCCCGGGAGGCGACGGTGCTGCGGGCGCTGCATGAGCAGGCGACGGAGCAAGCTGGGGTGTATGCGGCACGGCGTCTGCCGGTGGTGGTGGCGCAGGGCAATGTGGAAGGGCAGGGGGCTCGGCAGGCCTTGATTTTGCGGCATCCGAATGGTTTCTGGGGAAGCTTGGCTGAGCTGAACGCGCGGTTTCCTCAAGGGCTGGATCCTCGGCATGGCGTGTGGATCTGGAGACGTCTCTTGGATCTTCTGCATTTCATTCATGCGCAGGGCTGGTCTCATGGCGATGTGCGGCCTGAGCATGCACTGGTCTCGCCTCAAGATCATGGAGCGAGACTGATTGGATGGGCTTCAGCCACGCGGACCAGGGATGCGGCCTTCCAGGCTCATGATCTGCGACGCAGTGCCCGGGTGATTGCCGTGCTGATGAGTGGGGCTGGCGATCCTGAGGCAGGGGTGAGACGCTTGGTGCCTGCACCCCTTGCAGATCTCTTGCTCCAGGCCAGTGAAGACTTGGCTTTTTGCCAAATCCAAGGGGCAATGGGCCTAGATCATGAGCTGCGTCGCGTAGCGCGGGAGGTATTTGGCCCCCCGACATTCATACCTCTCGAACTTTGA
- the aroQ gene encoding gamma subclass chorismate mutase AroQ — MMPRRLFTTLLGLCFILSSLTRAALHAETASPQTQDPLVTLILERLSWMDEVAEVKRAKSAPVADPAREEALLKAMEQKATEAKLSPTHVRAFFQGQIEAARAFQEEWLARPQPAEWKTRPVPDLTRDVRPQLDAIGTRILEQLSLPRIAAQRAAILTQAEQTMQQKGYSKAVIQPALRGLAAGLEAMR, encoded by the coding sequence ATGATGCCCCGCCGCCTTTTCACCACCCTCTTGGGACTGTGTTTTATCCTTTCCAGTCTCACACGTGCCGCTCTGCATGCGGAGACGGCCTCGCCCCAGACTCAGGATCCTCTGGTCACCCTCATCCTGGAACGTCTGTCGTGGATGGATGAAGTGGCTGAAGTGAAGCGGGCCAAATCCGCCCCCGTGGCCGATCCCGCACGCGAGGAAGCCTTGCTGAAGGCCATGGAGCAAAAGGCGACGGAGGCCAAGCTATCCCCGACACACGTGCGTGCCTTTTTCCAAGGTCAGATCGAGGCCGCCCGGGCCTTTCAGGAGGAGTGGCTGGCACGACCTCAGCCTGCGGAGTGGAAGACACGCCCCGTGCCGGATCTCACCCGCGACGTGCGACCGCAACTGGATGCCATCGGCACCCGCATCCTCGAGCAACTGAGCCTGCCCCGGATCGCAGCCCAACGTGCGGCCATCCTCACCCAGGCTGAACAAACGATGCAACAAAAGGGCTATTCCAAAGCCGTGATCCAGCCTGCGCTGCGAGGTCTTGCTGCGGGGTTGGAAGCGATGCGATAG
- a CDS encoding PQQ-binding-like beta-propeller repeat protein, giving the protein MRLPLSLSVSLLTLSTALADWPQWRGPARDGLSTDTTPIRESFPEEGLKKVWESEFIPSDHYGGHGSPVVAGEQVFISVVWHDKVVSDQREIDTEVMQQLNYRGASPELMKKLEESRLNMPAMRGSKLDEWMAAWRKENLTPKEDISLGKWVESRFKAGKTALPLEELSKVAKREGKPFANVEAFKQWMEDEQFSQPVKDKLMAAVPNTIKVAKDVVVCLDLNTGKELWKFEAQGKPTGRSSSSTAAVVDEKVYAAGSTHLYCLNQKDGKMLWQAELPVGGPAASPLVVDDTVYMAAGRAQAFSTKDGSLLWEQKEAKGNTGSPMLWNPASGEPVLLIVGSNAVYGLSPADGKVLWSVPGGGQSTPVTQGDWLVIYSGAKDVGLRAYQYVKGAEPKAAWSHYWVTMRYSGSPIIHEDHVYLTCGNKHQCVELATGKVNWLENEVNSTITSPIIADGKLIVYENNGSHLRMVKASADGYHQLGRAKVEGMGCSSPALSNGKLIVRQREKLACFDLRPQP; this is encoded by the coding sequence ATGAGACTGCCTCTTTCACTCTCCGTCTCCCTCCTCACCCTCTCCACTGCGCTCGCGGATTGGCCCCAGTGGCGCGGGCCTGCTCGGGATGGGCTGTCCACCGACACCACGCCCATTCGCGAAAGCTTCCCAGAGGAGGGGCTGAAAAAAGTGTGGGAGAGTGAGTTCATCCCCAGCGATCACTATGGCGGTCACGGCAGCCCCGTCGTCGCTGGCGAACAGGTCTTCATCTCTGTCGTCTGGCATGACAAGGTCGTCTCGGATCAGCGCGAGATCGATACCGAGGTGATGCAGCAGCTCAACTATCGCGGTGCCTCTCCCGAGCTCATGAAAAAGCTGGAGGAATCCCGCCTCAACATGCCCGCCATGCGTGGCAGTAAGCTGGACGAGTGGATGGCGGCCTGGCGTAAAGAAAACCTCACCCCGAAGGAAGACATCAGCCTCGGCAAGTGGGTGGAGTCTCGCTTCAAAGCCGGGAAAACCGCCCTGCCTCTGGAGGAACTGAGCAAGGTGGCCAAGCGTGAGGGCAAGCCCTTTGCCAATGTCGAAGCCTTTAAGCAATGGATGGAAGACGAGCAGTTCTCCCAGCCTGTGAAGGACAAGCTGATGGCCGCCGTGCCCAACACCATTAAGGTCGCCAAGGACGTGGTCGTGTGTCTGGACCTGAATACGGGTAAGGAGCTGTGGAAATTTGAAGCGCAGGGCAAGCCCACCGGTCGCAGCTCTAGCAGCACCGCCGCCGTGGTGGATGAGAAAGTCTATGCCGCAGGCAGCACCCATCTGTATTGCCTGAACCAAAAGGATGGCAAGATGCTGTGGCAGGCCGAGCTGCCTGTGGGTGGCCCTGCCGCCTCCCCCCTGGTGGTGGATGATACGGTGTATATGGCGGCCGGGCGTGCCCAGGCCTTCTCGACCAAGGATGGCAGCCTTCTCTGGGAGCAAAAAGAGGCGAAGGGAAATACCGGCAGCCCCATGCTCTGGAATCCCGCCTCGGGTGAACCCGTGCTGCTGATCGTGGGGAGCAATGCGGTCTATGGCCTCTCTCCTGCCGATGGCAAGGTGCTGTGGAGCGTGCCCGGTGGCGGTCAGTCCACCCCCGTCACGCAGGGCGATTGGCTGGTCATCTACAGCGGGGCTAAGGACGTGGGCCTGCGGGCCTATCAGTATGTGAAGGGAGCCGAGCCCAAGGCCGCGTGGTCCCACTACTGGGTGACCATGCGCTACAGCGGCAGCCCCATCATCCATGAAGACCACGTCTATCTCACCTGTGGCAACAAACATCAGTGTGTGGAGCTGGCCACGGGCAAGGTGAACTGGCTGGAGAACGAGGTGAACAGCACCATCACCTCCCCCATCATCGCCGATGGCAAACTCATCGTGTATGAGAACAACGGCAGCCACCTGCGCATGGTCAAAGCCTCCGCCGATGGTTACCATCAGCTCGGTCGCGCCAAGGTGGAAGGCATGGGCTGCTCCTCCCCGGCCTTGAGCAACGGTAAACTCATTGTTAGGCAGCGCGAGAAGCTGGCCTGCTTTGATTTAAGGCCTCAGCCGTAG
- a CDS encoding LamG domain-containing protein yields MKVCASLATLALVLITSLSPAATLLEADSLWLFDGGTVGTSATYTQVIDSSANAHAVSSSNFNNLSWVSVPGTGPYGGTAQSASGHGLKFSPVVTVQNPGSTNADTVSAATLQSINASVTGSSTMITRMRWDGAISGLDDGTNQWIVSNGFGGWSEPDLASKGYMFGLSTTGQLYYYTAAANTGIGQTASGASHSYITSALSLVVGEWYDIAMVLNDFGDADKTTGQVTFYVVGPNGQMQTFSSNTTTWISPNSNTTLQLGGESAGTGTTNQRKSFNGAMDYLAMFDTALTQSEIQNIIAAPEPSRGMLMLAGIALACFRRRRVGR; encoded by the coding sequence ATGAAAGTTTGTGCATCCCTCGCCACCCTTGCGCTTGTCCTGATCACTTCGCTGAGCCCAGCAGCGACGTTGTTGGAGGCGGACTCGCTTTGGCTCTTTGATGGCGGCACGGTGGGCACGAGTGCGACCTACACCCAGGTCATCGACTCCTCAGCGAATGCCCATGCGGTTTCGTCATCGAACTTCAATAACCTCTCCTGGGTCTCTGTTCCCGGCACAGGCCCCTACGGCGGCACGGCTCAGTCGGCTTCAGGGCATGGCCTGAAATTCAGCCCGGTGGTGACGGTGCAGAATCCTGGCTCTACCAATGCCGACACGGTCTCTGCCGCGACCTTGCAATCCATCAATGCCAGCGTCACGGGCTCCTCGACCATGATCACCCGCATGCGCTGGGATGGGGCCATCTCTGGCCTGGATGACGGCACGAACCAATGGATCGTCAGCAACGGCTTTGGGGGGTGGTCGGAACCCGATCTCGCCTCCAAGGGCTACATGTTCGGACTCTCCACCACGGGGCAGCTCTACTACTACACTGCGGCGGCGAATACCGGGATCGGGCAGACGGCCTCCGGTGCCAGCCACTCTTACATCACCTCGGCATTGAGCTTGGTCGTGGGCGAATGGTATGACATCGCCATGGTGCTGAATGATTTTGGCGATGCAGACAAAACCACCGGGCAGGTGACCTTCTATGTGGTCGGTCCGAATGGCCAGATGCAGACCTTCTCCAGCAACACCACCACCTGGATCAGCCCGAACTCGAACACGACCCTGCAACTGGGAGGCGAATCCGCAGGCACCGGCACGACCAATCAGCGCAAGTCCTTCAACGGCGCCATGGATTACCTCGCCATGTTCGATACCGCGCTGACGCAGTCCGAGATTCAGAACATCATCGCCGCGCCGGAGCCGTCCCGAGGGATGCTGATGTTGGCAGGGATCGCCTTGGCCTGCTTCCGCCGTCGGCGCGTGGGACGGTGA
- a CDS encoding HNH endonuclease produces MTRQLVRERAQFRCEYCHLHQDHEPSRPFHIEHIIARQHRGDDHLENLALAFHLCNWHKGPNLTSLDPDTNALTRLFHPRQDKWPDHFRLEGVRIVGLTDIGKTTLWLLEMNGEERLELRSILLDAGEIDPTSYA; encoded by the coding sequence GTGACGCGCCAGCTAGTTCGTGAGCGAGCGCAATTCCGCTGCGAATACTGTCATCTTCACCAGGACCACGAACCCAGTCGGCCCTTCCATATCGAGCACATCATTGCTCGGCAGCATCGCGGCGATGATCACCTGGAAAACCTAGCTCTAGCCTTTCACCTCTGCAATTGGCACAAAGGTCCCAATCTGACGAGCCTTGACCCTGACACGAATGCGCTGACTCGGCTCTTCCACCCCAGGCAGGATAAGTGGCCAGATCACTTTCGGTTAGAAGGTGTCCGCATTGTGGGTTTGACAGATATCGGTAAAACGACCCTTTGGTTGCTCGAGATGAATGGTGAGGAACGACTCGAACTCCGTTCCATTCTTCTGGATGCTGGAGAAATTGATCCTACCTCCTACGCTTAA
- a CDS encoding DUF1015 domain-containing protein, translating into MRFRSFQGLVPAPEHAADVAAVPYDVVNREESYALAHDKPLNLLHVDRAEIDLPLEVDPYSPEVYVKARENFEGLQAKGALVREVAPSLYLYRQTIGEHSQTGLVGVCHTEDYENDVIKKHEKTRQDKEDDRTRLVDTLSANTGPIFLTYRGVPAIDLIVNDFRLNNEPVHDFTAPDGVRHQVWRLPAGPSADIEQLFSHQVPAAYVADGHHRAASAFRVSKQRKASNPEHNGTEEYNWFLCVLFPGNELNILPYNRAVKDLNGRDEASFLAEVGKIFKVTPTEEKTPTAPGKASMYLGGKWYGLEWKAEEDASPIDQLDVSILQDRLLKPLLGIDDPRTSKRIDFIGGIRGTAELEKLVDGGDHAVAFSMYPVTVDQLMAISDATQIMPPKSTWFEPKLRSGLFIHTF; encoded by the coding sequence ATGCGCTTTCGTTCTTTCCAAGGTCTCGTCCCTGCCCCTGAACACGCTGCCGATGTCGCAGCCGTGCCTTATGATGTCGTCAATCGTGAGGAATCCTACGCCCTCGCCCATGACAAGCCGCTGAACCTCCTGCACGTGGACCGTGCGGAGATCGACCTGCCGCTGGAGGTGGATCCCTACTCCCCCGAGGTGTATGTGAAAGCACGGGAAAACTTCGAAGGTCTCCAGGCCAAGGGTGCCCTGGTGCGTGAGGTGGCACCGAGCCTCTACCTCTACCGCCAGACCATCGGCGAGCACAGCCAGACCGGCCTCGTGGGCGTGTGCCACACGGAGGATTACGAGAACGACGTGATCAAGAAGCACGAGAAGACCCGCCAGGATAAGGAAGACGACCGCACCCGCCTCGTGGATACGCTGAGTGCCAATACCGGCCCCATTTTCCTGACCTATCGCGGAGTGCCTGCCATTGATCTCATCGTCAATGACTTCCGCCTGAACAATGAGCCTGTGCATGACTTCACCGCACCGGATGGCGTGCGGCACCAGGTCTGGCGTCTGCCTGCCGGGCCGAGTGCGGACATCGAGCAGCTTTTCTCCCACCAGGTCCCTGCGGCCTACGTGGCGGATGGTCACCACCGTGCCGCCAGCGCCTTCCGCGTGAGCAAGCAGCGCAAGGCCTCCAATCCGGAGCACAATGGCACCGAGGAATACAACTGGTTCCTCTGCGTGCTCTTCCCTGGCAATGAGCTGAACATCCTGCCCTACAACCGCGCCGTGAAGGATCTGAACGGTCGCGATGAAGCCAGCTTCCTGGCTGAGGTGGGTAAGATCTTCAAAGTCACCCCCACGGAGGAGAAAACCCCGACCGCCCCTGGTAAAGCCAGCATGTATCTGGGTGGCAAGTGGTATGGCCTGGAGTGGAAGGCCGAGGAAGACGCCAGCCCGATCGATCAACTGGACGTGAGCATCCTGCAGGATCGTTTGCTGAAACCTTTGTTAGGCATCGATGATCCCCGCACCAGCAAGCGCATCGATTTCATCGGCGGCATCCGCGGCACGGCGGAGCTGGAGAAGCTGGTGGATGGCGGCGACCACGCCGTGGCCTTCAGCATGTATCCGGTGACTGTGGACCAACTCATGGCGATCTCGGACGCCACACAGATCATGCCGCCCAAGAGCACCTGGTTTGAGCCCAAACTGCGCTCCGGCCTGTTCATCCACACGTTTTAA
- a CDS encoding arylsulfatase, with the protein MIRRLFLFSISLCLTSAALADLSGTRPNILFILTDDQGYGDLSAHGNPILKTPHLDQLRSESVRFSDFMVSPTCAPTRSAIQTGRHEFRNGITHTILERERMDPKAITIAQVLKDAGYTTGIFGKWHLGDEPEYRPTSRGFDEQFIHGGGGIGQSYPGSCGDAPGNGYFDPAILHNDKFVKTKGYCTDIFFTQATEWIESVKGKQPFYCHLATNAPHSPYIARPEDKALYDGKVPDDDVANFFGMIHNIDENVAKLMAKLQEWGIAENTLVIFMNDNGGTAGVKVYNANMRGSKGSPWIGGTRAMSFWRWPNHLKPADCEALTAHVDVFRTWAALAGAKLSPAAEAQVEGRNLLPLLEDPQSAWEPRTLFTHVGRWQKGTDYNLAKTRNASIRTPQYELVAEAARPQPGKAKAKAKAPAAAQPAVPGWQLFDVKADPSQTRNIAEEKPEVVKEMLASYDQWWASLKGQADLNEAAKGPKLNPFAEKYWKQFGGSPSAEDLARMDPDKAWTFEAQRAKKAVKNSGRLEGCGDI; encoded by the coding sequence ATGATCCGCCGACTGTTCCTCTTCTCGATTTCGCTCTGCCTGACCAGCGCAGCTTTGGCCGACCTCAGCGGCACGCGGCCGAATATCCTCTTCATCCTCACCGATGACCAGGGCTATGGCGATCTCTCCGCGCATGGTAACCCGATCCTGAAAACGCCCCATCTCGATCAACTGCGGAGTGAAAGCGTGCGCTTCAGCGACTTCATGGTCAGCCCCACCTGCGCCCCTACCCGCAGCGCCATCCAGACGGGACGGCATGAGTTTCGCAACGGCATCACCCACACTATCCTGGAGCGTGAACGCATGGACCCGAAGGCCATCACCATCGCCCAAGTGCTGAAGGACGCCGGCTACACCACCGGCATCTTTGGCAAGTGGCACCTCGGGGATGAGCCTGAATACCGACCCACGAGCCGTGGCTTTGACGAACAATTCATCCACGGCGGCGGCGGCATCGGCCAGAGCTACCCTGGAAGCTGTGGCGATGCCCCGGGCAATGGTTATTTCGACCCCGCCATTCTCCATAACGACAAGTTTGTTAAAACCAAGGGTTACTGCACCGACATCTTCTTCACGCAAGCCACGGAGTGGATCGAATCCGTCAAAGGCAAGCAGCCCTTCTACTGCCATCTGGCCACCAATGCCCCGCACAGCCCCTACATCGCCCGTCCGGAAGACAAGGCCCTGTATGATGGTAAAGTGCCGGATGATGATGTGGCCAACTTCTTTGGCATGATCCACAACATCGATGAAAACGTGGCCAAGCTGATGGCCAAGCTCCAGGAATGGGGCATCGCCGAAAACACCCTCGTCATCTTCATGAATGACAATGGCGGCACCGCTGGCGTGAAGGTTTACAACGCCAACATGCGTGGCTCCAAAGGCAGTCCCTGGATCGGTGGCACCCGTGCCATGTCCTTCTGGCGCTGGCCTAACCATCTGAAACCCGCCGATTGTGAGGCCCTCACCGCCCATGTGGATGTCTTCCGCACCTGGGCCGCGCTGGCTGGGGCCAAGCTGAGCCCTGCTGCCGAAGCCCAAGTCGAAGGTCGTAACCTGCTGCCCCTGCTCGAAGATCCGCAGAGCGCCTGGGAGCCCCGCACCCTCTTCACCCACGTGGGCCGCTGGCAGAAAGGCACGGACTACAACCTGGCGAAAACCCGCAACGCCAGCATCCGCACCCCGCAGTATGAACTCGTGGCGGAAGCCGCACGCCCTCAACCCGGCAAAGCGAAAGCCAAGGCCAAGGCCCCAGCCGCCGCTCAGCCTGCGGTTCCAGGCTGGCAGCTCTTTGATGTGAAGGCCGACCCCTCCCAGACCCGCAACATCGCCGAGGAGAAGCCTGAGGTGGTGAAAGAAATGCTGGCCAGCTATGACCAGTGGTGGGCCTCCCTGAAAGGTCAGGCCGATCTCAATGAAGCCGCCAAAGGCCCAAAGCTGAACCCCTTTGCGGAGAAATACTGGAAGCAATTCGGCGGCAGCCCCAGCGCCGAAGATCTGGCCCGCATGGACCCTGACAAAGCCTGGACCTTCGAGGCCCAACGCGCCAAGAAAGCGGTGAAGAACTCGGGTCGATTGGAGGGGTGCGGAGATATTTAA
- a CDS encoding FAD-dependent oxidoreductase: MRVPTSLLALLSFSLAAQAATTERDVVIYGGTCAAITAAVQVKKMGKSVIVVSPDKHIGGLSSGGLGFTDTGNKAVIGGLSREFYHRIYMHYQKDESWVQQKKSEYGNKGQGTPAMDGENRTMWIFEPSAAEKVFEAWVKEEGIEVVRDAWLDRAKGVKKEGDKIVAITTLDGNTYAGKMFLDTTYEGDLMAAAGLDYHVGREANSVYGEEHNGIQVGVLHHRHHFGAVDKPISPYKVPGDPKSGVLARISTEDPGVKGEGDKRVQAYCFRACYTNDAGNLIPFPKPEKYDASQYELILRVLDAGWREVFHKFDPVPNHKTDTNNHGPFSFDNIGYNYEYPEASYEKRKEIIEEHRTYQQGLLWFLANDPRVPEDVRKEMNTWGLPKDEFTDNGNWSHQLYIREARRMIGHFVMTENELRKIKPTPDSVGMGSYTIDSHNVQRYITPEGYVQNEGDIGVSTNGPYAIAYGSLVPKEGQASNLLVPVAMSASHIAYGSIRMEPVFMILGQSAATAAVFALEENIPVQKVSYDKLRERLLKDGQILEYSGPTSVRGVDPKGMKGVIVDDEQALKAGHWQESGAAKKFIGNGYSHDGNSSKGENTAAFRATLPQAGRYEVFFAYPATTNRASNVPVVVKHQGGETKVIVNQKEPGTSEDGLSVSLGMFEFDTTAEVSVSTAGTDGYVVLDAVQWIRR; encoded by the coding sequence ATGAGAGTCCCAACCAGCCTTTTGGCCCTACTGTCGTTCAGTCTCGCCGCGCAAGCGGCCACCACGGAGCGTGATGTCGTCATCTACGGCGGCACCTGCGCCGCCATCACCGCTGCTGTGCAGGTGAAAAAGATGGGCAAGTCCGTCATCGTGGTCAGCCCGGATAAGCACATCGGCGGCCTCAGCAGTGGCGGTCTGGGCTTTACCGATACCGGTAACAAAGCCGTGATCGGCGGTCTCTCCCGTGAGTTTTACCACCGCATCTACATGCACTACCAGAAGGATGAATCCTGGGTGCAGCAGAAGAAGAGCGAGTATGGCAACAAGGGCCAGGGCACCCCGGCCATGGATGGTGAAAACCGCACCATGTGGATCTTTGAACCAAGTGCTGCGGAGAAAGTCTTCGAAGCCTGGGTGAAGGAAGAAGGCATCGAGGTTGTCCGTGACGCTTGGCTGGACCGCGCCAAGGGCGTGAAGAAAGAGGGCGATAAGATCGTCGCCATCACCACCCTGGACGGCAACACCTATGCCGGAAAGATGTTCCTAGACACCACCTATGAGGGCGACCTCATGGCCGCAGCCGGGCTGGACTACCACGTCGGTCGCGAGGCCAACAGCGTGTATGGTGAGGAGCACAATGGCATCCAGGTGGGCGTGCTGCACCATCGCCACCACTTCGGTGCGGTGGATAAGCCCATCAGCCCGTACAAGGTCCCTGGCGACCCCAAAAGCGGCGTGCTGGCCCGCATCAGCACGGAAGATCCCGGCGTGAAGGGCGAGGGCGACAAGCGCGTGCAGGCCTACTGCTTCCGCGCCTGCTACACCAACGATGCCGGCAACCTCATCCCCTTCCCCAAACCCGAGAAGTATGATGCCAGCCAGTATGAACTGATCCTGCGCGTCCTCGATGCCGGTTGGCGGGAAGTCTTCCACAAATTCGATCCCGTGCCTAACCACAAGACCGACACGAACAACCACGGCCCCTTCAGCTTTGATAACATCGGCTACAACTACGAGTATCCCGAAGCCAGTTATGAAAAGCGCAAAGAGATCATCGAAGAGCACCGCACCTATCAGCAGGGCCTGCTTTGGTTCCTGGCCAATGACCCGCGCGTGCCGGAAGACGTGCGCAAGGAGATGAACACCTGGGGCCTGCCCAAGGATGAATTCACCGACAATGGCAACTGGTCTCACCAGCTCTACATCCGCGAGGCCCGCCGCATGATCGGCCACTTCGTGATGACGGAGAACGAACTGCGTAAGATCAAACCCACCCCCGACTCTGTCGGCATGGGCAGCTACACCATCGATAGCCACAACGTGCAGCGCTACATCACCCCTGAGGGTTATGTGCAAAACGAAGGCGACATCGGCGTGAGCACCAATGGCCCGTATGCCATCGCCTACGGCTCCCTCGTGCCGAAAGAAGGTCAGGCCTCCAACCTCCTCGTTCCCGTGGCCATGTCCGCCAGCCACATCGCCTACGGTTCCATCCGCATGGAGCCTGTGTTCATGATCCTGGGTCAGTCCGCCGCCACCGCCGCCGTCTTTGCCCTGGAGGAAAACATCCCCGTCCAGAAGGTGTCCTACGACAAGCTGCGCGAGCGCCTGCTGAAGGATGGTCAGATCCTCGAATACAGCGGCCCGACCAGCGTGCGTGGTGTCGATCCGAAAGGCATGAAGGGCGTCATCGTCGATGACGAGCAGGCGCTCAAAGCCGGTCACTGGCAGGAAAGCGGTGCCGCCAAGAAATTCATCGGCAACGGCTACAGCCATGATGGCAACAGCAGCAAAGGTGAAAACACCGCCGCCTTCCGCGCCACCCTGCCTCAGGCTGGCCGCTACGAAGTCTTCTTCGCCTATCCCGCCACCACCAACCGCGCCAGCAATGTGCCAGTCGTCGTCAAACACCAAGGTGGCGAAACCAAGGTCATCGTGAATCAAAAAGAACCCGGCACCAGCGAAGACGGCCTCAGCGTCTCCCTGGGCATGTTCGAATTTGACACCACCGCCGAGGTCAGCGTCTCCACCGCAGGCACCGATGGCTACGTGGTGCTCGACGCCGTGCAGTGGATCCGCCGCTAA